From the genome of Oncorhynchus gorbuscha isolate QuinsamMale2020 ecotype Even-year linkage group LG18, OgorEven_v1.0, whole genome shotgun sequence:
gtcagcacattcaactatgtaaataaaaagaatatttcattcattcagatctaggatgtgttattttagtgttgcctttatttttttgagcagtgtatatatattgaaCTACTTTTGACATTGGTCTCGTCCCAAAAAATACACTGATTTTTAGTTTTTAGTTTCGGTTGCAGAATGTTTTGCTACGCTgtgtctgttatgcaggtgaatgaggacccaaaagcgacttggcgaaaacagagtctttaatccagtaaagtaaatctacaatcataaagcataattccactcgtaatgacgagaacagactggagactcgatcatgaactgcaggttgcctcgggaaggcacttgaacgtagcagactcagacacctgctcaccacgcagcatctgagggaaacacgacacgacagggcgatacacagacacagcacggtgaacaatagacaaggatccgacagggcagaaacggaaaacaaggggagaaatagggactctaatcagggaaaaagatagggaacaggtgtgggaagactaaatgattgattaggggaataggaacagctgggagcaggaacggaacgatagagagaagagagagaggaagggagagagaaaaaggggaacgaacctaaaaagaccagcagggggaaaatgaacagagggaaaagcaaaatgacaagacaatctaagacaaaacatgacagtgtctTACTGAACTATGATTTATTTGTCTCAGTTCCTGTTTGTGCTGGTAAACGGGCTGAAGTCCCCAAAAAATCTTGGGTCATATACGACAGCGAGTCAGCCATGAAATGGCTCATGCTCGAGGGAGAGATCTCCACTCCCTCATAAGAGGCGATCTCAAGGTCTGAGGTGAAAACTAACCTGAGTTCAAATAGCATTGGTTTTCTTTCTAATGCCATTGAGGGATGATTCAGCCTGCCCGGAGTGACAGATAAACTCTCAATTAAGAGCAGCTAAAAAATATTTGAAagaaacaaatacattttgaaccCATGTCTATGGAGCAGTATACGTTTAAGTGGCTTTGATAATATATAGAAAGCAGCAGTGAACTATACTGAGTTGCCTCTATATAATCTATCTACATTGCTTCTCAAGTACTTTTGTCTTAATTTTAGGAGGTGAAGCAGGCACTAGTACCTGATCCTAAAACTGAGTtgaaaaacaaagaaataaatgaatgtaaataataattgtgtctgTTTTGGAGTCCGTATTGATTTCTGCCTGAATCtgatgtaggctatgtgtgtgcTCTGGTGGGCATGGTGTGTCTTTATGTGAGGACTGCCATCTGCAAGTTGACAACAGCTCAGTGGCTACTCACCACTGAGATTTTGGATCTGATGGTTACAATCGCAACTGATTGACCTCAGTAGACTAATAGGGCCTGGAGGGTCTAACAGAGAAAGAAGAATTGGAATCTGTCTTCAGAAAAAATAACAGTTGAGGATTTCAAACGCAAAGAAACAACAAATACAATGgaatgtgatacagtataatacaatatatatctgtgtatttTCATGCAAATGCTACATTTAAGTGCAGACCTGTATTCAAAAACATGTGTATTTCAGTATCTGAGTTATAATATCTGGGTTATAATACAAATGGTATTATTTGacagtattttcaaatacttatGTAATACATTAGAGTGAAAAATAGTGTGTGATTTTGAGTTTTTCAAACACTTTCCaagtgtatttccaaatacatAACATTTAACTACTTATCTTTTCAAATAAAAGATCAGAATACTTACTTTGAATGTATGTGAAATTAATAGAAATATTTTATATAGTATTTGAACCCGGTCTGATTTAAGTGACATACATTTGCCTTCCAGTTACAGGGGAGTTAGTGCAGATTTCTAGACATTAAGGGCCGTACAATAAAGTACAGAAGGATTGGAGCACTCGGGGTGAATATAAAAGACCAGAATAAAGAACAGATTGTCTGCCTGCTGTGCTGAAAGAAACAGGAGAAGAAAAGGACATTGGAATTTTCAAGGCACAGACTTTGAATCAAGTATAATTATCAGAGATGGAATGCAAGCGGAAACATCAGTCGGAATAGGAAAAACACTTTGGCAGATTTAAGGGGGCTGGAGATATATGCATAGCTATCTAAACAGTTGCATTCGAGTTTATGTGTTTGTGGATGTGTACTGCAATCAAAGTTGAGACAACATTGGAAAAAAAAGCTTCCACAAAGGAGGGTAGACGGTcagaggatgaggagatgggTTGTTGTCTTGTGATTTATTTCATCCACATGAGGGAGACATTTTATGGAGATAGTGGGCACCTTCGAGCTGATCACTATTGTCAAGTTGGTGACAATTGTTGGTCACCGCCTTTCAAAGTGTTTTGCGTTCTGGGGATAAAACATTTACCACGTGAGTCTATATGTCGACTGCATGAACTTTACAAAAATCTGCAGAATCTCCAGGTTTCTGCAATTGCTCTTCACCAACTTCATCCTGCAGCCATCACCTGTCATGTGGTGTCTCCATTGTCACCCAAtcattattgtttttgtttaaccCACACAAACAAGAACATGACTGAAACAGAAACCAAATTGCTTTAATTAATGTGTAGCCTACAGTGCCTTAATCACATCATTCATTTGAATGATGTGATTAAGGCTCTCTCTCATTTACTGTATAATGTAACATAAATTATTTCAGTTTGTGAGTGGGTGTTGGAGACATGTTTTTTTGCATTATAAAGGAAACCTTTTATAAACAATGGCAACACTGTCATGGTgatctgagccttgctgttggaaaacgACAGTATCCAAATTCCGGTTGTAGCAGATGCACCTCTCCTGACTTTACTTCTTGACTTTGGTCTACAGTCAGTTGCTTTAGCCTTACCAATCAAACAAGCCCTACTATATGTTTGGCTCTGAAAAATTAAAGACTCAGATCATCAAAGCATTTGTGTGTGCAGTGTTTGCATAATGTTAGTGTTTAATTGGCACCTGTCTGAATTCAGAATTTGTCCAAGATGTGGCACTATGTGCAACTGAAACAAGTTGATCATCTACTGTTTCTATGCTGGATGAAACACACGGTTTAAAAGAAGGCATGTGTAAAATAATGGTGCCTAACTGCTCATTTAGCCTCTAATCTTCAAATGAACCAAGTGAATTTTGTACAAGGAATAATTTAAACCGATCAATGAAGTGCCAAGACAAAATGTGTTTCCTACTTTAGAGCAGGAGTgtcaactcattccatggagggcctagtgtctatAGGTTTTTGTCTAAGACCTAGACAACTACCGTAGGTGAGGGGAGTAATTAGTGGCCTTAATTCAGCAATCAAGTACAAGGAAGGAGCAAAACTCCCACAGACACTCGGCACTCCGTGTAATGAGTTTGAAGCTTGCTTTAGAGTAAGGGCTGTCAAACCTGTCAGGAACTCAATTAGAGAATCAACCACACCTGAGTGCATTTCTGAattccaaatcaacccctagccaCTACACCTACCACTTAGTCACTTATGGGCATTTGAAACGATCAGATCGGTCATAGCAATATGGTAATTGCATCACCTTGCCTTCTGATAGGCTGGATGCAATTGTTGCCATATTGCTTTTTCAATCATTTCTGATGCACAGAAGTGTTTAGGCCAGGGTGTAGGATTTAGGGGTCAATTTGGAATTAGGAATCAAATGTAGTTCAGGGGCTTACAGCTGTCCTTAATTAGCCAATGACAGTAGAATGGTCTAGGATTTGTTTAAAAGGAGGAGCAACCGAAAAAGAGCTTAAGGGATATTATGCTAGGGCTTATACCAGCCATTAGTTCTGATTACTGGGGAGCTTTTGAGGAGCAAAATGGCAGTGATGATTGGAATCGCTTTCAGGTAGGTTTTTAAAAGTATTGCTCTAGTTTGTTTCCCTTGTCCTTCAGGTGTTACAGGTAGCTTTGTTTATAACAGACATTCTTTTTTTAAAGAGTTTCTTGGCTTTGTTGCCTGCTAATTGGTGGGATAACCTGTTCTCCATCAAGTGAGTTTCTACACATTAATTTCAAGTAACAGTTGTGGTACCAATAACTTCAAAGGCTGGCATTTTAATTTTTTCTTTATCTAACCTAGGTGATGGGTATCCTGCACCAGGTTCTGATGCAGCATGGCTCTATACAGGCTCAATTAGGTCTAAAGGATATGGTAATTACAACTCTCCAACAGCTCAATTGCAAGCGCAGCTGACCGAAGAGCAACAGAAACATCTGTCAGCCATCCTGAAAAAGCTACTGGCCCCCATGCCCCCGGCACCTCAGAAAATGTGGTATCCAGCTCAATTGCCCCAGCAGGAAAAGCAACCGGCCGCCATGACCCAAAAGCAGACGCTACCGGCCAGTTATCCTAAGCAGCCTCAAGCAGTGTTGTATCCAGCTCAAATGCCCCAGAAGCAACCAGTTACTGAACTTCAGCGTCGGAAGGAACAGGCCTCCATACTCCAGCTACCTCAAGTGTGGTATACAGTTAAAATTCCTCAGCAGCAAAAGCAACCAGCTACTGAACCTCAGCAGCAGACGGAACAGGCCTCCATACCCCAGCTACCTCAAGTGTGGTATACAGTTAAAATTCCTCAGCAGCAAAAGCAACCAGCTACTGAACCTCAGCAGCAGACGGAACTGACCACCATGCCCCAGAAGCAACCGGCTCCAATGCCTATACTGCATAAACAACCAACAGATATGCCCCAGAAAGCatggcatccagctcaaatgctgCTGAAGCAACTGACTGccatgccccagcaagtgtggtaTTCAGCTAAGCCCCAGAAGCAACTGGCC
Proteins encoded in this window:
- the LOC124002465 gene encoding bromodomain-containing protein DDB_G0280777-like, yielding MAVMIGIAFRVSWLCCLLIGGITCSPSSDGYPAPGSDAAWLYTGSIRSKGYGNYNSPTAQLQAQLTEEQQKHLSAILKKLLAPMPPAPQKMWYPAQLPQQEKQPAAMTQKQTLPASYPKQPQAVLYPAQMPQKQPVTELQRRKEQASILQLPQVWYTVKIPQQQKQPATEPQQQTEQASIPQLPQVWYTVKIPQQQKQPATEPQQQTELTTMPQKQPAPMPILHKQPTDMPQKAWHPAQMLLKQLTAMPQQVWYSAKPQKQLATDPQEQIDLTAMPQQPQQVWYPAQMPQKQPTAEPQWHPAKFPQEQPVPKRQLQKELTAIPPQLWQSAQIPQQHKQPAAKLQQVWQLAPIPQQPHDVWYPAKMVQKQQAAATRRQKELTTMPQEWHPAEFPHQQK